The proteins below come from a single Eucalyptus grandis isolate ANBG69807.140 chromosome 3, ASM1654582v1, whole genome shotgun sequence genomic window:
- the LOC108958520 gene encoding disease resistance protein RPV1 — protein sequence MTHWDALIGKPAWFGLGSRIIITSRNRDIVDVSKVCYPYELMSMNFNLSLQLFCQYAFGRDYPSDDHVAFSTEVVKSTGGLPLALEAISKLLPHRSKDVWDVILKKLKQVPLNEVKRKLKTSYDALDDWQKRIFLDIACLFTGFDRRMVLHLWKDSNLFPEEGLEVLQKMSLIKITEDNKIWMHDQLRGLGRDIVRQECNEEQEKHTRFWNHEEGLEVAMEMEGTKKIEALCQKFDPQLLYYIANEEAERLPDLRYPEVRVFRDNCPSNDFQANLQNNTCMLSKLRCLSWHHFPIEVKITNFSMMNIVILHLGHCPNLTDLQSIEGLVSLRILKLIEILPLERLPDLSNLKKLSKLQLGRCHNLIDVQSIEGLGNLKTLKLTEIPLLKRLPDLSYLKKLTELHLRYCHGLIEIKSFEGLENLMILMMDELPLLERLPNLSKLKKLTQLYLRRCHNLVKIQGTLESLEDLCIQGCRSLDEVLDPTSSFKKLRSLRIHDCKKLHLDRIWVPKFKISDRVHINSTCWRLSNIGICVCMLGRQFFLPSLP from the exons ATGACTCATTGGGACGCATTGATAGGGAAACCTGCATGGTTTGGTCTAGGAAGTAGGATTATCATAACTAGTAGAAATAGGGATATTGTTGATGTTTCTAAGGTTTGTTATCCATATGAGCTTATGAGCATGAACTTCAATCtatctcttcaacttttttgCCAATATGCTTTTGGAAGAGATTACCCTTCAGACGACCATGTTGCTTTCTCCACAGAAGTGGTCAAAAGTACCGGAGGACTTCCTCTTGCTCTTGAGGCTATAAGTAAACTACTTCCGCACAGAAGCAAAGATGTTTGGGATGTGATATTGAAGAAGTTGAAACAAGTTCCTCTCAatgaagtaaaaagaaagttgaAAACAAGTTATGATGCCTTGGATGATTGGCAAAAGCGTATCTTTCTTGATATAGCTTGTCTTTTCACTGGATTTGATCGAAGGATGGTGCTCCACTTATGGAAAGATTCCAATCtctttccagaggaaggtctgGAGGTCCTTCAGAAAATGTCTTTGATAAAAATCACAGAAGACAATAAgatttggatgcatgatcagcTAAGAGGCCTCGGTAGAGACATTGTTCGTCAAGAATGCAATGAGGAACAAGAAAAGCATACTCGTTTTTGGAACCATGAGGAAGGTTTGGAGGTGGCAATGGAAATGGAG GGAACCAAAAAAATCGAAGCCCTTTGCCAAAAGTTTGACCCTCAGTTGCTATACTATATTGCAAACGAAGAAGCTGAGAGGTTGCCTGATCTAAGATACCCTGAAGTGAGGGTTTTCCGGGATAACTGTCCTTCAAATGATTTCCAAGCCAATCTACAAAACAACACGTGTATGCTTTCCAAGTTGAGATGCCTTTCGTGGCATCATTTTCCCATAGAAGTTAAGATCACCAATTTTTCCATGATGAACATAGTCATTCTGCATTTGGGGCACTGCCCTAATCTAACTGATCTTCAAAGCATTGAAGGCTTGGTGAGTCTCAGAATTTTGAAGCTCATAGAGATTCTGCCACTGGAGAGATTACCTGATCTATCAAACTTGAAGAAGCTCAGTAAACTGCAACTGGGGCGCTGCCATAATCTAATCGATGTGCAAAGCATTGAAGGCTTGGGTAACCTCAAAACTTTAAAGCTAACAGAAATTCCGCTACTGAAGAGATTACCTGATCTTTCATATTTGAAGAAGCTTACAGAACTTCACTTGCGTTACTGTCATggtctgattgaaatcaaaAGCTTTGAGGGTTTGGAgaatttgatgatattaatgATGGATGAACTTCCTCTACTTGAGAGATTGCCCAACTTATCAAAGTTGAAGAAGCTTACACAACTTTACCTACGACGATGTCATAATCTTGTGAAGATTCAAGGAACATTGGAGTCATTGGAAGACTTGTGTATACAAGGATGCAGATCTTTAGACGAGGTGCTTGATCCAACTTCGAGTTTCAAGAAACTGAGATCTTTGCGAATACATGATTGCAAAAAGTTACATCTTGACAGGATATGGgtcccaaaattcaaaatatccGATAGAGTACATATAAATTCGACATGTTGGCGACTGAGTAACATAGGCATTTGCGTTTGTATGCTAGGTAGACAGTTCTTTTTGCCATCCCTTCCATAG
- the LOC104437119 gene encoding formin-like protein 18, whose protein sequence is MSMDAGLEHGETMFHALFNTAFISDNVMKLEFDGMDVRWGRQNQFPKEFMAEIIFSQADAATSLTMVDLSSDEEPKENRIKISLTMIPSFEPSQDAITTQNIVEPPKNAGPQTATIFIFGDALSCHLR, encoded by the exons ATGAGTATGGATGCTGGTCTTGAACATGGAGAAACAATGTTCCATGCATTGTTTAATACTGCATTTATATCGGATAATGTTATGAAGCTTGAGTTTGATGGAATGGATGTCAGGTGGGGTCGCCAGAATCAATTTCCTAAGGAATTTATGGCAGAG ATTATTTTCTCACAAGCAGATGCTGCTACTTCACTCACAATGGTTGATTTGTCCAGTGATGAGGAACCAAAGGAGAACCGAATAAAGATAAGCTTGACAATGATACCTTCTTTTGAACCGTCTCAAGATGCAATCACGACACAAAATATTGTTGAACCCCCCAAAAATGCTGGCCCTCAAACAGCAACCATCTTCATCTTTGGCGATGCCTTAAGTTGTCATCTCAGGTAA